A genomic stretch from Physeter macrocephalus isolate SW-GA chromosome 12, ASM283717v5, whole genome shotgun sequence includes:
- the RPL31 gene encoding large ribosomal subunit protein eL31, with protein sequence MAPAKKGGEKKKGRSAINEVVTREYTINIHKRIHGVGFKKRAPRALKEIRKFAVKEMGTPDVRIDTRLNKAVWAKGIRNVPYRIRVRLSRKRNEDEDSPNKLYTLVTYVPVTTFKNLQTVNVDEN encoded by the exons ATGGCTCCCGCAAAGAAGGGCGGCGAGAAGAAGAAGGGCCGGTCCGCCATCAACGAGGTGGTGACCAGAGAATACACCATCAACATTCACAAGCGCATCCATGGAGT GGGTTTCAAGAAGCGTGCGCCTCGGGCACTGAAAGAAATCCGGAAGTTTGCCGTGAAGGAGATGGGCACCCCGGACGTGCGCATCGACACCAGGCTCAACAAAGCCGTCTGGGCCAAGGGAATAAG GAATGTCCCATACCGTATCCGTGTGCGGTTGTCCAGAAAACGGAATGAAGATGAAGATTCGCCAAACAAGCTCTACACGTTGGTTACCTATGTACCTGTCACCACTTTCAAAA ACCTGCAGACCGTGAATGTGGATGAGAACTAG